The following are encoded in a window of Chryseobacterium sp. genomic DNA:
- a CDS encoding energy transducer TonB, which translates to MNLEGRGKGSELGGSWMYVTEYLPIKLIRLTAQVKILQISLISLNLQLNVNSNKLSLKTATMKKFLALFLLLFGLLISAQEIQIKTDSVYTEVEEAAEYPGGLQKFRQAIMKDFNASKITGKGMLASETTFIITTEGRITDIKYTGNAALGNEMVRVLSNIKERWLPAKINGQPVKSNFRLPMNMRFE; encoded by the coding sequence GTGAATTTAGAGGGAAGGGGAAAGGGCAGTGAATTGGGTGGTAGTTGGATGTACGTCACTGAGTACTTGCCGATAAAATTAATTCGTCTGACTGCTCAAGTTAAAATCTTACAAATAAGTTTAATTTCACTAAACTTGCAGTTAAATGTTAACTCCAATAAACTGAGTTTAAAAACAGCAACTATGAAAAAATTTCTCGCTTTGTTTCTTTTGCTTTTTGGCCTGCTTATCTCTGCACAGGAAATCCAGATAAAAACTGATTCTGTTTATACTGAGGTGGAAGAGGCAGCGGAATACCCTGGTGGTTTGCAGAAATTCCGTCAGGCAATAATGAAAGATTTCAATGCATCCAAAATCACCGGGAAAGGAATGCTAGCTTCCGAAACCACTTTTATAATTACCACCGAAGGCCGGATTACCGACATTAAATACACAGGAAATGCGGCTTTGGGAAATGAAATGGTCCGTGTGCTTTCCAATATAAAAGAGCGGTGGCTTCCTGCTAAAATTAATGGTCAGCCAGTAAAAAGCAATTTTAGATTGCCTATGAACATGCGTTTCGAATAG
- a CDS encoding ABC transporter ATP-binding protein: MATNIIEIKNLYKKYKNADDFSVNNISLEIAENEIYGILGPNGAGKTTLISMLCGLIKPTSGSYTINGLSPRNRLNSIKKITGIVPQEYALYPTLTARENLMFFGALYGLKHADLHQKIDTMLERVGLTNFANKKIEHFSGGMKRRCNLIAGIMHSPKVLFLDEPTVGVDVQSRNVIIEFLKELNQKGTSIVYTSHHLQEAQEFCTKIAIIDNGQIYAIGSPEELIANIPKAENLEDVFISLTGKELRDVI; the protein is encoded by the coding sequence TTGGCTACAAACATCATTGAAATAAAAAACCTCTACAAGAAATATAAAAATGCAGACGATTTCTCTGTGAACAATATTTCGCTGGAGATCGCAGAAAACGAAATCTACGGCATCCTCGGTCCGAACGGTGCCGGTAAAACCACCCTGATTTCCATGCTCTGCGGACTTATAAAACCCACCTCCGGCAGCTATACCATTAACGGACTCTCGCCCCGCAACCGGCTGAACTCCATAAAAAAAATTACCGGAATTGTACCGCAGGAATACGCGCTCTACCCTACCCTGACCGCCAGGGAAAACCTGATGTTCTTTGGCGCACTTTACGGTTTGAAGCATGCCGATCTGCACCAAAAGATCGATACCATGCTGGAGCGTGTGGGCCTTACCAATTTCGCCAACAAAAAGATCGAACATTTTTCCGGCGGAATGAAGCGCCGCTGCAACCTTATCGCCGGCATTATGCACAGCCCTAAAGTCCTTTTCCTGGATGAGCCAACTGTGGGAGTGGATGTACAGTCGCGAAATGTAATCATTGAATTCCTGAAAGAGCTGAACCAAAAGGGAACCAGCATTGTGTACACCTCGCACCACCTTCAGGAAGCGCAGGAGTTCTGTACGAAGATCGCCATCATAGACAACGGTCAGATTTATGCCATCGGCAGTCCGGAGGAACTCATTGCCAACATCCCAAAAGCCGAAAACCTGGAAGACGTTTTCATTTCACTAACCGGAAAAGAACTTCGCGATGTTATATAA
- a CDS encoding ABC transporter permease, producing the protein MLYKLWRALWKEILLLKRDMGGILIIFIMPLVLIITITLIQDSTFKNLEGTKIPLLLVDNDKSEVSKIITDGLKKGDTFDLITNNLDEDKARQAVFNGDYQMAIVIPENLTENMNQSIDFKVQSIVSSLGVGETDTAAVQRELPKAKEIHLYFDPVTSAGFKSGVKSSVNEMVATIENQKIYAAFQDQLGTEDDISFDQKFIAFKEITPKGDDEALPNSVQHNVPAWALFAIFFIVVPLSINLVKEKNQGTIIRILANHTPYYVHVLGKTFTYLMICMIQFLLMLAVGVYLFPYLDLPKFEVAGKLPELLFVTFFAGLAAIGFGILLGTLTDTQEQSAPLGATSVVILAAIGGIWVPVFMMPDFMQTVSKFSPMNWGLNAYYDIILRNVGISQVLPGVGLLLLFYIVTVLIALIYERKKHSI; encoded by the coding sequence ATGTTATATAAACTCTGGAGAGCCCTGTGGAAGGAGATCTTATTGCTGAAACGAGACATGGGCGGCATCCTGATCATCTTCATCATGCCCCTGGTGCTCATCATCACCATTACGCTTATTCAGGATTCCACCTTCAAAAATCTGGAGGGCACCAAAATCCCGCTTTTACTTGTTGACAATGACAAATCCGAGGTTTCGAAAATCATAACGGACGGACTGAAAAAGGGCGATACCTTCGATCTCATCACGAACAATTTAGACGAAGACAAAGCCAGACAGGCGGTCTTCAACGGCGATTATCAGATGGCCATCGTGATTCCGGAAAATCTCACAGAGAACATGAACCAAAGCATCGACTTTAAGGTTCAGTCCATCGTAAGTTCCCTGGGCGTGGGCGAAACGGATACGGCGGCGGTGCAGCGTGAACTGCCCAAAGCAAAGGAAATCCACCTCTATTTCGATCCGGTGACCAGCGCAGGCTTCAAGAGCGGCGTGAAGAGTTCGGTAAATGAAATGGTAGCGACCATTGAAAATCAGAAAATCTACGCAGCCTTTCAGGACCAACTCGGAACCGAAGATGATATTTCTTTTGACCAGAAATTTATCGCTTTTAAGGAAATAACCCCGAAAGGCGATGACGAAGCCCTGCCCAACTCTGTTCAGCACAATGTGCCGGCCTGGGCCCTGTTTGCCATCTTCTTCATTGTGGTGCCGCTTTCCATCAACCTTGTAAAGGAAAAAAACCAGGGAACCATCATCCGCATCCTGGCCAACCATACGCCGTACTATGTGCACGTACTTGGCAAGACCTTCACTTATCTGATGATCTGCATGATACAGTTTTTGCTGATGCTTGCGGTGGGCGTTTATCTTTTCCCCTATCTGGACCTGCCGAAGTTTGAGGTAGCAGGAAAACTGCCTGAGTTGCTTTTCGTAACCTTCTTCGCCGGGTTGGCAGCCATCGGGTTTGGAATCCTGCTCGGAACTTTAACGGACACTCAGGAACAGTCGGCGCCGCTGGGTGCGACTTCGGTAGTAATTTTGGCGGCCATTGGCGGTATTTGGGTGCCGGTATTTATGATGCCTGACTTTATGCAGACCGTCTCAAAATTCTCGCCAATGAACTGGGGGCTCAATGCTTATTATGACATTATCCTGAGGAACGTCGGCATATCGCAGGTGCTGCCCGGGGTGGGCCTTTTGCTTTTGTTCTATATTGTAACAGTGCTTATAGCTTTAATTTATGAAAGAAAAAAACACTCCATCTGA
- a CDS encoding acyl-CoA thioesterase: protein MKEKNTPSDAIINRQTVRVRFNECDPLGIVWHGHYIVYFEDGREAFGREHGISYLDVQHNGFATPIVRTVCEHFLPLKYGETITVETTFVNLPTAKMMFRYRIFNEENKLVCSGETVQVFIDTDGNLQLYNPTFFQHWKDKMGLS from the coding sequence ATGAAAGAAAAAAACACTCCATCTGATGCCATCATAAACCGGCAAACGGTTAGGGTGCGCTTCAACGAGTGCGACCCGCTCGGGATTGTATGGCACGGTCACTATATTGTCTATTTTGAGGACGGACGCGAAGCCTTCGGGCGCGAGCACGGCATCTCTTATCTGGACGTTCAGCATAACGGATTTGCCACACCGATTGTGAGAACGGTTTGTGAACATTTTCTCCCTTTGAAATATGGCGAAACCATAACCGTTGAAACCACTTTCGTGAATTTGCCCACAGCAAAAATGATGTTCCGCTACCGGATCTTTAATGAAGAAAATAAACTGGTCTGCTCCGGCGAGACAGTTCAGGTATTTATCGATACGGACGGAAACCTTCAACTGTATAATCCAACCTTTTTTCAGCACTGGAAGGATAAAATGGGACTTTCATAA
- a CDS encoding beta-ketoacyl synthase N-terminal-like domain-containing protein, with protein MEKISTYITDYNCVTPLGYNAEDNWQNVLDGKSGIRKHDLFENQPPFHAGIIDNNELESIFTAEFKSENFTRLEKMLLLSLKPLIEKNGVKEKTAFILSTTKGNVSLLKNKIAPPKEAYLSVLAKTIADVFGFKTKPVVISNACVSGVMAVSVAKNMIESGLYEDAYVLAGDEVSEFVISGFNSFQAMSSEPCKPYDESRDGITIGEAAAALYITSTPPTDGIYFEILGESAVNDANHISGPSRTGEGLFRSIENALKEAQISAEKINYLSAHGTATIYNDEMESIAFTRAGLQNAPANSLKGFYGHCLGASGLLEIIIAMECGRNNTLIKSLNLENPGVSHTLNIITENKAQEIEYILKTASGFGGSNAAIILKKCAQ; from the coding sequence ATGGAGAAAATTTCGACCTATATCACAGATTACAACTGCGTTACACCTTTAGGTTACAATGCGGAAGACAATTGGCAAAATGTTCTGGACGGAAAATCCGGAATCAGGAAGCATGATCTTTTTGAGAACCAGCCACCTTTTCATGCAGGGATCATTGACAATAATGAACTCGAAAGTATTTTCACGGCTGAATTTAAATCTGAGAATTTCACGCGGCTGGAAAAAATGCTGCTGCTAAGCCTGAAACCGCTGATTGAAAAAAATGGCGTTAAGGAAAAAACAGCCTTCATCCTTTCTACTACCAAAGGAAACGTTTCCCTGCTGAAAAACAAAATTGCACCACCTAAGGAGGCTTACCTTTCAGTGCTCGCGAAGACAATCGCCGATGTTTTCGGCTTTAAAACAAAGCCGGTGGTCATTTCGAATGCCTGTGTTTCAGGTGTGATGGCGGTTTCGGTGGCTAAAAACATGATCGAGTCGGGGCTGTACGAAGATGCTTATGTTTTAGCCGGCGATGAGGTTTCGGAGTTTGTAATCTCGGGTTTCAACTCCTTCCAGGCTATGAGTTCGGAGCCTTGTAAACCTTACGATGAATCCCGTGACGGAATTACGATCGGTGAGGCCGCGGCAGCGTTGTACATAACCTCCACTCCACCAACTGACGGTATATATTTTGAAATCCTGGGTGAGAGTGCGGTAAATGATGCCAACCATATTTCCGGACCTTCCAGAACGGGCGAAGGTCTGTTCCGCAGCATTGAAAACGCATTAAAAGAAGCACAGATTTCCGCCGAAAAAATTAACTACCTGTCCGCACACGGTACTGCCACTATTTATAATGATGAAATGGAAAGCATCGCCTTTACACGGGCGGGCTTACAAAATGCGCCCGCAAACAGCCTTAAAGGCTTCTATGGACACTGTCTGGGAGCCTCGGGATTGCTGGAAATTATTATCGCTATGGAATGTGGCCGCAACAATACGTTAATTAAAAGCCTGAATCTTGAAAATCCCGGTGTTTCGCATACTCTGAATATCATTACCGAAAATAAAGCTCAGGAAATTGAATATATTTTGAAAACGGCTTCCGGATTTGGCGGGTCCAATGCAGCCATCATCCTGAAAAAATGTGCCCAATGA
- a CDS encoding 3-oxoacyl-ACP synthase, translating to MKTCSIENGSITVDDEVVFQEAHLHFADFAKAVYKKFSFDYPKFHKMDALSKLAFMASEMALRDEENKNTALVFANRSSSLDTDMKYQESINSEENYFPSPAVFVYTLPNICLGEISIRHQLQTENAFFVINEFDEDFMNLYAGQLLKSGKAEQVLVGWTELYGENYKGFVYLLTL from the coding sequence CTGAAAACGTGCAGTATAGAAAATGGCAGCATCACAGTGGATGATGAGGTGGTTTTTCAGGAAGCGCACCTCCATTTCGCTGATTTTGCCAAGGCTGTTTATAAAAAGTTCAGTTTCGACTATCCCAAATTCCACAAGATGGATGCTTTAAGCAAACTTGCATTTATGGCTTCCGAAATGGCATTGAGGGATGAAGAGAATAAAAACACCGCTTTGGTTTTCGCCAACCGGTCCTCCAGTCTGGATACCGACATGAAATATCAGGAAAGTATCAATTCGGAAGAAAATTATTTCCCAAGCCCGGCGGTTTTTGTATACACCCTCCCAAATATCTGTCTGGGTGAGATCAGCATCAGGCATCAGCTTCAAACCGAGAATGCTTTCTTCGTCATCAATGAGTTTGATGAAGACTTTATGAACCTTTACGCAGGACAGCTCCTGAAGTCAGGAAAGGCAGAGCAGGTGCTGGTGGGCTGGACGGAATTGTACGGGGAGAATTACAAAGGTTTTGTATATTTGTTGACCTTATAA
- a CDS encoding phosphopantetheine-binding protein → MMDLREELKHKIIEVLNLEDVSAEEIANDAPLFGGGLGLDSIDALELIVLLDKQYGIKLADPKKGKEIFESIDTMATYIEQHRTK, encoded by the coding sequence ATTATGGACTTAAGAGAAGAATTAAAGCATAAAATTATAGAAGTACTGAACCTTGAAGATGTTTCTGCAGAGGAAATCGCAAACGATGCACCACTTTTCGGCGGCGGACTTGGATTGGATTCCATAGACGCGCTGGAACTTATCGTTTTACTGGACAAGCAGTACGGAATTAAGCTGGCTGACCCGAAGAAAGGGAAGGAAATCTTCGAAAGCATCGACACGATGGCTACCTATATCGAACAGCACAGAACCAAATAG
- a CDS encoding beta-ketoacyl-[acyl-carrier-protein] synthase family protein codes for MSRKIAITGMGIISSIGRNVEENYASLLESRHGISDIEFLETRHRGDVKLGEIKMSNEDLISELGIPKDNNYARSTLLGIVAAKEAVESAGIKNLDQYRTGLISSTSVGGMDVTEKYFYDYENQPDKQKYIATHDAGQSSLAIAEVLGLKGMVSTISTACSSAANAIMMGAKLIQSGILDRVIVGGTDGLSKFTLNGFKTLMIVTDTYNTPFDNDRKGLNLGEAAAFLVLESDEVLEKENKKPIAWLSGYANANDAHHQTASSEDGTGAYLAMEKALKVSGLDTRDINYINAHGTATPNNDLSEGTAMLRIFGDGQVPDFSSTKAFTGHTLAAAAAVEAVYSILAINNGVIFPNLNFKTPMQEFDLTPVTELKRKEINHVLSNSFGFGGNCSTLIFSKS; via the coding sequence ATGTCGCGAAAGATTGCCATCACCGGCATGGGAATCATTTCCTCCATTGGCCGGAATGTAGAAGAAAATTACGCCTCACTTCTGGAGTCCAGACATGGGATTTCCGATATCGAATTCCTTGAAACACGCCACCGTGGCGACGTGAAACTGGGGGAAATAAAAATGTCTAACGAAGACCTGATTTCAGAGTTGGGTATTCCCAAGGACAACAATTACGCACGCAGCACCCTCCTCGGCATTGTGGCGGCAAAGGAAGCCGTAGAAAGTGCCGGCATTAAGAACCTGGACCAATATCGCACAGGACTTATTTCATCAACAAGCGTGGGCGGTATGGACGTTACCGAAAAATACTTCTACGACTACGAAAACCAACCTGATAAACAGAAATACATCGCTACTCATGATGCCGGACAGTCCTCTTTGGCAATTGCTGAGGTTTTAGGTCTGAAAGGCATGGTTTCCACAATAAGTACAGCATGTTCATCGGCGGCCAATGCCATTATGATGGGTGCGAAACTTATACAGAGTGGCATTCTGGACCGTGTGATCGTAGGCGGCACCGACGGACTCTCAAAATTCACGCTGAACGGTTTCAAAACCCTGATGATCGTCACCGACACCTACAATACTCCTTTTGATAATGACCGCAAGGGTCTTAATCTGGGCGAAGCAGCCGCTTTTTTGGTACTGGAAAGTGATGAGGTCTTAGAGAAAGAAAATAAAAAGCCGATTGCCTGGCTGTCGGGGTATGCCAATGCGAACGATGCCCACCATCAGACCGCTTCCTCCGAAGACGGAACCGGTGCCTATCTGGCTATGGAAAAGGCGCTGAAAGTATCGGGACTTGACACAAGAGATATCAACTATATCAACGCGCACGGAACGGCGACTCCAAACAATGACCTCTCCGAAGGTACGGCCATGCTGAGGATTTTTGGTGATGGCCAGGTGCCGGATTTCAGTTCTACCAAAGCCTTTACAGGACACACTCTGGCTGCTGCTGCGGCAGTAGAAGCCGTCTATTCCATACTGGCAATCAACAACGGAGTCATCTTTCCAAACCTGAATTTTAAAACTCCGATGCAGGAGTTTGACCTTACGCCTGTAACAGAACTTAAGCGGAAGGAAATCAATCACGTACTCTCAAATTCATTTGGGTTCGGAGGCAACTGTTCCACTTTAATTTTCTCGAAATCATGA
- a CDS encoding beta-ketoacyl synthase N-terminal-like domain-containing protein, with product MKPVYVNSAVCISVQDTLNAEFFHTMEAEQTSVLLNAVAPNYKEFIPPAQIRRMSKTVKMSAVAAQKAMNEAGIVTPDAIIVGTGMGCEEDSEKFLKNVIENNEEFLTPTHFIQSTHNTVAGQIALANSCHAYNFTYVNPGSSLEMSLLDAKLQIEHDEANNILVGATDEKAARTMELYRLKGTIKKETDLPADYLDSSTAGVVWGEGSAFFVLSSEKSENTSAQLQEVTFINKLEENGVSSFISEFLAKNKLETTDIDAVLLGFSGDARTDGYYKTAMEIFEGTDQLFFKHLSGEFNTASGFAFFMANQILKRQEIPEAMRINKDIQKDFINSILIYNHLNGEDHSLTLLKKA from the coding sequence ATGAAGCCGGTTTATGTTAACAGTGCCGTGTGTATTTCGGTGCAGGACACGCTGAATGCAGAATTTTTCCATACAATGGAAGCTGAGCAAACCTCAGTGCTGCTTAATGCGGTTGCTCCCAATTATAAAGAGTTTATTCCGCCGGCTCAGATCAGACGGATGTCCAAAACGGTGAAGATGAGTGCCGTAGCCGCGCAGAAAGCCATGAACGAAGCCGGTATAGTGACACCGGATGCCATTATCGTTGGTACGGGAATGGGCTGCGAAGAGGACTCTGAGAAGTTTCTGAAAAACGTCATTGAAAACAATGAAGAATTCCTGACGCCTACACATTTCATACAATCCACACACAATACCGTAGCCGGACAGATTGCTTTGGCCAATTCATGCCATGCCTATAATTTCACGTATGTAAATCCGGGTTCATCGCTGGAAATGAGTCTGCTGGACGCGAAGCTTCAGATCGAACATGACGAAGCAAACAACATTCTGGTTGGCGCGACAGATGAAAAGGCGGCAAGGACGATGGAACTGTACCGTTTAAAAGGGACTATTAAAAAAGAAACAGATTTACCTGCAGATTACCTTGATTCATCCACAGCAGGTGTGGTTTGGGGCGAAGGTTCTGCCTTTTTCGTACTCAGTTCAGAAAAATCTGAAAATACAAGCGCACAGTTGCAGGAGGTAACTTTCATCAACAAGCTTGAAGAAAACGGGGTAAGTTCATTCATATCCGAATTTCTGGCTAAAAATAAACTGGAAACCACAGACATTGATGCGGTTTTACTGGGTTTCAGCGGAGATGCGCGCACAGATGGCTATTATAAAACCGCTATGGAAATATTTGAAGGGACAGATCAGCTTTTCTTCAAGCACCTTAGCGGCGAATTTAATACAGCCAGCGGATTTGCCTTCTTTATGGCCAACCAGATTCTGAAACGTCAGGAAATTCCGGAGGCGATGAGGATTAATAAGGACATTCAGAAAGATTTCATCAATAGTATCCTTATCTACAACCATCTTAATGGTGAAGACCACAGTTTGACCTTGCTCAAAAAAGCCTGA
- a CDS encoding polysaccharide deacetylase family protein: protein MKHRISILIFIAITLAVYFLKGELWMYFVILAIFGVVTFLGVTNMDFNWFLKSFISNPKAEDRIIALTFDDGPTEFTPKFLDLLARHEQKATFFCIGTQIIKHPEIFNRTVAEGHEVGNHTFSHSKATGFLSTFRMKREILRNDRVMLKKSDLTTDLYRPPFGITNPNIARAISRTGKKSIGWNIRSFDTAISNEKKILKRILPKIEPGSVILLHDTSDKSYRVLQEILLFLERENYKSVTVSELFNFKK, encoded by the coding sequence TTGAAACACCGGATTTCCATCTTAATTTTTATAGCCATCACGTTGGCTGTCTATTTCTTGAAAGGTGAACTATGGATGTACTTTGTTATATTGGCAATTTTCGGTGTGGTTACTTTTTTAGGCGTGACCAATATGGATTTCAACTGGTTCCTGAAAAGCTTTATCAGTAATCCAAAGGCTGAAGACCGAATCATTGCACTTACATTCGACGATGGACCAACTGAATTTACCCCAAAATTCCTGGACCTTTTGGCCAGGCATGAGCAAAAAGCAACTTTTTTCTGCATTGGAACACAGATAATAAAGCATCCGGAAATCTTCAACAGAACAGTTGCTGAAGGCCATGAGGTGGGCAACCATACCTTTTCACATTCCAAGGCAACCGGTTTTCTTTCCACTTTCAGGATGAAAAGGGAAATCTTGCGTAACGACAGAGTGATGCTGAAGAAATCAGATCTCACCACAGACCTTTACCGTCCTCCATTTGGCATTACCAATCCAAATATCGCCCGGGCAATAAGCAGAACCGGTAAGAAGTCCATCGGGTGGAATATACGTAGTTTCGACACGGCCATCAGCAACGAAAAAAAGATACTAAAAAGGATACTGCCCAAAATTGAACCCGGAAGCGTAATCCTGCTCCATGACACTTCAGATAAATCCTACCGTGTACTGCAGGAAATATTGCTATTTTTGGAGCGCGAAAACTATAAAAGCGTAACCGTGTCAGAACTTTTCAACTTCAAGAAATGA
- a CDS encoding LolA family protein — translation MKSNIIAFLLLFAGLFTSAQTKMNAAEIKQFTARISAESKKIKTLQANFVQTKKMDFLNKDLVTSGEMALQAPGMLSWKYTKPYQYSVVFKNGKMHINDQGKKSTINAKSKNFEKLNKLIIGSANGNLLNDPDFSVSYFKSGSNNMARFIPKSAQLLKYIKQVDLHFAPNQTVVTQVNMLEASGDTTNIVFKNTKVNAPVPAAAFSL, via the coding sequence ATGAAATCAAACATTATAGCATTCCTCCTGCTTTTTGCAGGTCTATTTACATCGGCACAGACCAAAATGAACGCGGCGGAAATCAAACAGTTTACTGCTAGAATATCGGCTGAAAGTAAGAAAATAAAAACGCTGCAGGCCAACTTTGTACAAACCAAGAAAATGGATTTCCTGAACAAAGACCTTGTAACCTCCGGCGAAATGGCGCTGCAGGCTCCCGGAATGTTAAGCTGGAAGTACACCAAACCTTATCAGTACAGTGTAGTTTTCAAAAACGGAAAAATGCACATCAACGACCAGGGCAAAAAATCCACTATTAATGCAAAATCCAAAAATTTCGAAAAACTTAACAAATTAATAATCGGCAGTGCCAATGGAAATCTTCTGAATGACCCGGATTTTTCGGTTAGCTATTTTAAAAGCGGGAGCAATAACATGGCCCGGTTTATTCCGAAATCTGCGCAGCTGTTAAAGTATATCAAACAGGTTGACCTGCACTTTGCACCCAATCAAACAGTGGTTACGCAGGTGAATATGCTGGAAGCCTCCGGTGATACCACCAATATTGTCTTTAAAAACACAAAGGTCAATGCGCCTGTACCTGCTGCTGCTTTCAGTCTTTAG